GGAATCGACGTCGACCGGCTGCTCACGCTGCGCGTGCAGCCGGCCGGCGCGCGTTATCGCGAACCGGCCGCCATCGGGTCCTATTACGATCTGGTGCTCGAACGAATCGGCTCGGTGCCGGGCGTGCAGCGCGCGGGCGCGATCCAGCACCTGCCGTTCAGCGGCATCAACTGGGTCGAGGCCTACGAAGTGGAGGGCCAGCCCCTGGGCGCGGCAGAGGCGCGTCCCACCGCGAACGTCAAGCTCGTGCGCGGCGCGTATTTCGAAGCCGTCGGACAACCGCTGCTCGCAGGACGTGTGTTCGGAGCGATCGACCGCGCGGCAACTCGCGCGGGTGTGATCGTGAACCGCGCGTTCGCGCAGCGGCACTTCGGCGGCGCCGCGGGGGCGGTCGGCCGGCGCATCCGGACCGGCCGCACCGCGGGACCCTGGACGCCGATCGTCGGCGTGGTCGGCGACGTGCATACCGCCGCTCTCGACGTGGCGCCCGCGCCGGAGTTCTACAGGTTCGCGGACGGCAGCAACAATCCGGCGCTGATGCTCGCCGTCCGGACGTCGGGCGACCCGCTCGCCGTCGCCGCGGCGGTGCGGGAAGCTGTGTGGTCGGTCGACCGCGGCGTGCCGATCGCGGAACTGCAGACGATGCGGGCGCTGGTGGGGACCACGCTCGGCCGTCCGCGGCTCCTCGCCGCGCTCCTGACGGCGTTCGCCGCCGCGGGCCTGGCCCTGGGCGGGATCGGCGTCTACGGCATCGTCCGGTTCGCCGTCACCCGGCGGCGGCGCGAGATCGGAATCCGCATGGCCCTCGGCGCCGATCGCGCGTCGGTCGTGCGCCTCATGCTGCGTGAGACGGCGGGCTACGCCGCGGCGGGCGTGATCGGCGGAACGGCGATCGCGGCGGCATCGAGCCGCGTGCTCGAGGGGCTGCTGTTCGGCGTTGCCGCCACCGATCCGCTGACGTATGGCGCGCTCGCCGCTGCGGTTGCGGCACTGGTCGCGCTGGCGAGTTACGCGCCCGCACGCCGCGCCGCCGCCATCGCGCCCGCGGAGGCGCTGCGCACTATTTAGCGCTGCGAAACGGATAGAGCAGCTGCGTCAGCCAGCGGGACGGCACTTTGCGGCCGCCGGCGAGCCCGTAGGCCGACGGCCAGCGGTCCGGCAGGTAGTAGGTGCCGAACAGCAGATCCCAGAGCGGCGTGTGCACGGCGAAGTTCCTGTCGATCGCTTCGCGCTCGGCCGCGTGATGCCAGTGATGGAACGCGGGGGTGGCGATCAGCCGGCGGATCGGGCGGAACTCCCAGCGTACGTTGGCGTGGATGAAGGTCGCCTGCACGGCGACCAGGAAGACGTAGATCATCAGCGCCCGCTCCGAGAACTCGAGCAGGAAGATGGGCACGTAGGTCAGTCCGCGCGTGACGATCACGTCGACCAGGTGGAGGCGTGACCCGGCCAGCCAGTCCATCTCCTCGATCGAGTGGTGAATCGCGTGGAACGGCCACAGCCACGGCACGGTGTGGAACGTGCGGTGCACCCAGTACTGCGTGAAGTCGGCGACGAGCAGCAGCAGCGGCACCTGAGCGGCCAGCGGCAGCGATCCGAGCAGCCATCCCGGGCGGGCCCAGTCGAACAGGATCAGCGCCGGCTTCAGCGTGAGAATCGTCAGCACCTCGATCAGCAGGGAATTGACGAAGAAGTAGGTCAGGTCGACCGGCCACTGCCGCCTGAACACCGGCTGCTCGGCGCGCAGCG
This genomic window from Vicinamibacterales bacterium contains:
- a CDS encoding sterol desaturase family protein, whose translation is MAAGSHLSLHTTEPTGLGTGFTSGLLSAILGIAGFGAVLCLRFPEYLTFADLRPLYVMPYVRAVVHVTLVAAFVLGTVSAFLRANKTLALVGIGFTLAAALLGGSQASAGADPSGRAWFGVDFFVLNLLLYSAVFVPLERWFALRAEQPVFRRQWPVDLTYFFVNSLLIEVLTILTLKPALILFDWARPGWLLGSLPLAAQVPLLLLVADFTQYWVHRTFHTVPWLWPFHAIHHSIEEMDWLAGSRLHLVDVIVTRGLTYVPIFLLEFSERALMIYVFLVAVQATFIHANVRWEFRPIRRLIATPAFHHWHHAAEREAIDRNFAVHTPLWDLLFGTYYLPDRWPSAYGLAGGRKVPSRWLTQLLYPFRSAK